Within Cellulophaga sp. L1A9, the genomic segment CCATAAGCCCAAAGTTATTACCCGGAACAAAGTTTGCAATAGATCCACCGAAAGCGTCATCACCACTCAATGTAGGAATAGTACCATTATTCTGGTCTGCCAAATATGTGCTTAAATTTGCCCCGTTTCGTTGCACCGCAGCCACGAAAAGATCATTACGATTGGCTCTAATACCAAAATTCAATTTGAACGCATCCCCTAGTTCTTTAGATAAATCTAATCTAGAACCCATGGTATTCCCCCTTACAAAGCGGTTCCACTGATTCACAGGCGCGCCCACATCATTGCTCAGCAAAGAACCAAGCCATGCAGATTGGCCTGCTTGACCCAAAGTAAACTTAGGATATTCAGAACCATCAAACTGAAAAGGAGCATCAATAAAAATATTCGCTCCTAAGGAGCTTCTGGCACCAGCTTCTAAAATTTGGTTGTACTCTACTTCAGAAAGGGAAAAATCACCTTCGATTCTCCAGCCGTTTTTTTCCCAAGCCATATTAATCCCACTAGACCAAGTCGTATTTAAGTTATCAAACCATACATTCTGAAACAACATTTCAGCGCCTTCGGAAGCCAAACCAGTTGCAGAATCAAAAGCTCCGCTAGTATCATAACTCTGAAGAAAACCATCCACGATGTTCAGGTTTCCTGGAGTAAATACTTTTAGTGAAGAGATTACTCCATTAGCATTGTCGCCAGCCCCAGGTCTTATCAATGATCGCGTTGTGTAATTGTCTAATTTCGAATACTGAAAATCCGCCACCATAGAAAAGAAATCGTTAGGCTTCCATTCCAAGGCCGTTGAAAATGCTGTACGTTCTTGATTTTCTCTTATGGGATTATGCGTAACAATAGAGGGAGTTAATACATCTAAAAACTCCGTGTCACCTCCTGCTGAACCATCCCAAACACCATTACCATTGGTGTCTTCCTTCAAATTTCTATTCGTAATGTTAGAGAAAATTTGATCTCTGGACCTTTCGGAACTACTTCTCAAAAAAGATATATACGCACCAAAAGTATCATCATCTGTTTTTGCACCGAAAAGCGCACTTATTCTTGGGGTTGGTGTAGAAAAATTATCATGTTGTGAGTCTATTTCACCACGCACATTGACCATTCCGAAAAAATTGTTATCACCTTTATATGATGCCGATAAAGGTTTTAGAGTTTGGAAATTTACCAACCCGGCCAATCCAGGTTCAATAAGGTTTGCTTCCGAAGATTTATAGATGGTGGCTCCTTGAATAATTTCAGGAGGCAAGACATCTACATTAAACTGTCTATACCTACTAATACCCTCTACACCACCTGACAGTAATTGTCTATTATTTACAGTGAATTGTACAAATGCAGGCCCTATTCCTCTTACGGAAACCCTAGAACCCCCATCTTGTCCACCAGACTGATCTTCTTGAATTTGAACCCCTGGAACCCTACGAAGCGCATCACCCAAGTTTTCATCGGAAAAATTACCCATATCCTGAGGTGAAATGGCTTCTACTACACTGGCCGCATTTCTCTTCACGGCAATAGCACGTTGCTCAGCGCCCTTGAAACCTACAATAACCACTTCACCCAAAGCAGCTGATGATTCTTCCAGTGTTACTGAAATATCATTTTTCCCTTTCACTGTTACCTCTACATTTTTAAATCCTATATATGAGATTTGAAGGATAGCATCTTCATTGGATACTTCTATAGAAAATTTTCCGTCAAAATCTGATTGCACACCGTTTGCAGTACCTTTTTCAAGGATATTTGCGCCTGGAAGAGGCTGACCGTCATTATCTTTTACAACTCCGCTGATTACAAGATCTTGGGACTTAACTTTATTTTGAAAAATTTCAGGTTTCTTCTTTAAGATAATTGTATTATTTTTTGTTATTTCAAAAACAATATTCTTATTCAACAAAGCTTTTTCTATTAGCAATGAAGCTTTAATTTCTCCTTTTATTAACTGAATTTTTGGTGCATTTTCAAATAGTGATTTAGGGTAAGCAAAATTAAAATTAGTTTGTTGTTTAATAATCTTAAAAACCTTGTTCACCGTAACCAGTTCATTTTTTTCTATCACAACATTTTCTTGAGAAAAAGACTCTTTTGTTGTTAAACAAAATGCGGTTGTACACATAAAGAATAGCATGGCTCTCATAGCAATTAGTAAAAACCTCTTCCCTTTGGGAATACGGACATTAGTTGGTTTAATTTTCATAAATTCGTGTAGTTTTAGTTAGTTATTCGTTTAATTAGTTAAAGCACTTTGAGGTGAGCGAAGCTGACACGGCAAATGTTTACACTTCGTTCCCTCTTTTTTTATTCTAGAACTATTTTTTTATCATATATGTGAAAGTTTTTAATTATTTCAAAATTTTTAATTCCTAAAAGAATTTCTTCTATAGTTTGATTTTTTCTTAATATCCCGACGAATTTTTCATTCTTAATATCTTCATTTTTAAATTCTACTTCGACATCATACCAACGCGACAAAACCACCATTATCTCTTTTAGTGATTTATCATCAAAACTAAAAACACCATCTTTCCAAGATACCTCATTATACAAATCAACCTCTTTTACTAAAAAATAATTCGTTTTTTTATCTAAAAACAATTGTTGCCCTGGTATTAAATTTTGTTTTATGCCATCAAAAGTTATCTCTACCCTACCTTCGGTTAATGTTGTATAAATATTAGATTCATCCTTATATGATTTAATATTAAACTCAGTACCTAACACCTCTACTTCTTGCTCATTATTAAAAACTATAAATTTAGAGCCGTTATGATTTGTAGAAGGTGATACATCAAAATAGGCCTCTCCGTACAAAAGTTCTATTTTACGTGTTTTATTTTTCACAAAACTTACTGGATATTTAATTTGAGTATCTGAATTTAACCAAACTTGAGTACCATCTGATAATTTTAAGAAAAATTTACCCCCTCTTGGTATTGTTAAATAATTATAAATAACTTCTTTTGTATTTTGTTGATCCGAATCGTAAAAAATTTGAGATGTATTACTTGTGGCATTCTGGGATTGGTAGGTATTCTCACCTCCCAAAATAATTGCCGAGCCATCTTCTAGAGTTAAAGTGGCTTTATCTGACCCAACCTCTATAGCATTTTTAACTACGGTTATTGGCTCTACATCTTTAATTGAATTCCGTTGAAAAAAGTAACCCATACCAAGCGCAAAAAATACAACTACAGCCGCAGCATACCTCCAAAGTGTGAAACTCTTTGGAATTGGTGGTTGTTGTTCTCTATCATTGGTTACAATATAATTATATATACGATTTGCAGCTTCTTCGTCCATATCAGGATAACTCCCTAGTAGATTTGATATTTCTTCAACTGTTGGGAAATCAAAAAAATCTTTAGACTCTCTAAAGTAGCTAACAATTTTGTGCAACTCTTCTTTTGTGCATTCTCGCTTTATGTATTTAGCAAACAACTCTTTAATTTCAATCGGCTTCATAAATAAATATATACCTGTTCTATATAATACCCCTGAGTGTTCATTTAATACTATTAAAATTATATTTTTTTTATCAAAAAATTACGAATATGACAAAAATGTGATATCAAAAATATATATTTCGAGTATTAGCAGGGCTTAGAGAACCCTATAACTTATAGCCAGCCTTGATAAAAAAATAAAAAAATAAGCCCTATATCTTTATTTTTCAATATAATATCACGAAGAATTTCTAATGATTTACTCATTTGGTTTCGCACAGTACTAATTGAAATATTTAACTCCTCGGCTATCTCTTCATAGCTTTTATTCTCATTTCGAGACATTTCAAAAATTATTCGCCTTTTTGGAGAAAGCCGATCTAGTGCTTTTTGTTTTAACAAATCTAATTCTGACTCCCTAATATGAAGATCTGTAGGGTTAGAAAACTTTTGAGTTTTATAAAAAATCTCTTCACATAGTTTTTTGTTATTTGCAGCCTTTTTAAGAAATTTTATGCTATTATTTCGAGTAATTGTAAAAAGATAAGATTTAAAGGATAACTCAGAATTTAATGATGCTCTCTTAACCCACACTTTCATAAAAACATCTTGAACTATTTCTTCTGCATAGCTCTTTGAATGAACCATACTTAAACTATACTTATACAAGTCGTTACGATACCTATCAAAAAGTTTACGAAAGGCTTTATTATTGCCCTTGCTAAGCTCTTTGATTAAGAAATTTTCACTGTTATCTACCTTATGAAGCATTTTTTATAAAGTTGCAAAACCAAATTTAGTATTTTTACAGATTTAGGTTTTTTATTATATTAAAAATTTACAATTGACATATATAGCAAGATAAATAATTTCAGTGAAAACACAAATCATGCTTGCATTGGGTGCTTTTATCAATTAACATTCCCGATTCAGAATTACATCGTCACTATGACACAACAACAATTTTCAGCAATAATAATTAAGAAAGTTATAAAAAAGGAATGACTCCTTTTAAGAATAATGTTACTATATAAAACGATTACACCAGTCACTTTAACATAAAAAACTTTTCTAGTTCTATCATAAAATTAAATCTTTACTATTGTGCACCAAGCCCTCTATAATTTATGCTAAAAAGTTATTTAGAATCCGATTTTCCTATATCTGTCGCTTCTACTGATTTTAAACTTTAATTTGCTTTACAAAATACATCATTGTTCTAATAAAGTAGTTTAACTTTTGTTAATCAATATTTTTAACCTGGCGGCAGCTTGCTCTGCGGTTATGTCTCTTTGCGGCGAGCCAAACATTTCATAACCTACCATAAATTTCTTTACAGTAGCACTTCTAAGCAAAGGCGGGTAAAAACTCATATGCCAATGCCAATGATTATTATTCTCGTTATTAGTTGGTGCTTGATGAATTCCGCTCGAATACGGGAATGAACATTGAAATAATTTGTCATAAGCTGTAGTAATTACCGAGATAGCATCTGCAAAAGACAAACGTTCTACGTTTGAAAGCTCTGTGATATTTGTGTACTTAACCCTAGGGACAATCATAGTTTCAAACGGCCATACTGCCCAAAATGGCACTAATACCACAAAGTCATCATTTTCATAAATGATACGTTCGTTTGCTTCTAGTTCTTGATTTAAATAGTCCCCTAATAAGCTACTATTATTAGTGTTGTAATATTCTTTTTGATGCGTATTTTTTTTAACAACTTCATTAGGCAGTGCTGATTGACTCCATATTTGACCATGAGGGTGCGGGTTACTACAACCCATTACAGCTCCTTTGTTTTCAAATATTTGGACATAGTTAATCATTTCATTCTTTCCTAGAACATCATATTCTTCTTGCCACACTTTTACTACTTTACTAATCTCTTTAACACTCATGTCTGCGAGACTTTTTGAATGATCAGGACTAAAACAAATGACCTTACAAATACCTTGTTCACTTTCTGCTTTTAGCAGACCATTATCTACAGAAAATTGAGGCGCTGTTGTTTGTAGTGCACCAAAATCATTGGTGAATACAAAAACATCTTTATACTCCGGATTTTGCTCTCCGTTAATTCTTGTATTACCAGCACATAAATAACATTTTGGATCATGT encodes:
- a CDS encoding FecR family protein, encoding MKPIEIKELFAKYIKRECTKEELHKIVSYFRESKDFFDFPTVEEISNLLGSYPDMDEEAANRIYNYIVTNDREQQPPIPKSFTLWRYAAAVVVFFALGMGYFFQRNSIKDVEPITVVKNAIEVGSDKATLTLEDGSAIILGGENTYQSQNATSNTSQIFYDSDQQNTKEVIYNYLTIPRGGKFFLKLSDGTQVWLNSDTQIKYPVSFVKNKTRKIELLYGEAYFDVSPSTNHNGSKFIVFNNEQEVEVLGTEFNIKSYKDESNIYTTLTEGRVEITFDGIKQNLIPGQQLFLDKKTNYFLVKEVDLYNEVSWKDGVFSFDDKSLKEIMVVLSRWYDVEVEFKNEDIKNEKFVGILRKNQTIEEILLGIKNFEIIKNFHIYDKKIVLE
- a CDS encoding TonB-dependent receptor, which encodes MKIKPTNVRIPKGKRFLLIAMRAMLFFMCTTAFCLTTKESFSQENVVIEKNELVTVNKVFKIIKQQTNFNFAYPKSLFENAPKIQLIKGEIKASLLIEKALLNKNIVFEITKNNTIILKKKPEIFQNKVKSQDLVISGVVKDNDGQPLPGANILEKGTANGVQSDFDGKFSIEVSNEDAILQISYIGFKNVEVTVKGKNDISVTLEESSAALGEVVIVGFKGAEQRAIAVKRNAASVVEAISPQDMGNFSDENLGDALRRVPGVQIQEDQSGGQDGGSRVSVRGIGPAFVQFTVNNRQLLSGGVEGISRYRQFNVDVLPPEIIQGATIYKSSEANLIEPGLAGLVNFQTLKPLSASYKGDNNFFGMVNVRGEIDSQHDNFSTPTPRISALFGAKTDDDTFGAYISFLRSSSERSRDQIFSNITNRNLKEDTNGNGVWDGSAGGDTEFLDVLTPSIVTHNPIRENQERTAFSTALEWKPNDFFSMVADFQYSKLDNYTTRSLIRPGAGDNANGVISSLKVFTPGNLNIVDGFLQSYDTSGAFDSATGLASEGAEMLFQNVWFDNLNTTWSSGINMAWEKNGWRIEGDFSLSEVEYNQILEAGARSSLGANIFIDAPFQFDGSEYPKFTLGQAGQSAWLGSLLSNDVGAPVNQWNRFVRGNTMGSRLDLSKELGDAFKLNFGIRANRNDLFVAAVQRNGANLSTYLADQNNGTIPTLSGDDAFGGSIANFVPGNNFGLMDYWPTLNFDAYENSYSQFFDYTPGSNPLFARNVDIFDAPDIESEAIANGTDNGFRIQNGPLFQVEELTFATYAQLDFKVDLGKVPLTGNVGMRAVSTEYTGKAFTTITLSDPGAEVGGDINLGRVKAEVNDSRWDVLPALNLSFGLNSNLNYRFSVVKTMSRPEFNELAPGGVLSAVNSSNSTFDGNSGAVTLPNTELKPFTSWQLDNTLEWYNNFGGAVFVSAFYKNISDYIGSSVTSQVSFEDVLADGGFDTSALEDAGVLSDFQNQTYTVTQPQNIGTAKVFGFELGINQPLDIIGDAFKNFGVQANYNYVDAGFDDDEINSDDQFPGTSKHNFNTVAYFENDKFGLRAAYNIRSNFLRTLSGQGLTALPEYTEGRGQLDLRGNYNITKDMQFSVAIQNVTGADQSSFFRNNPSEAFQLISLEPIYTVGLRYGF
- a CDS encoding RNA polymerase sigma factor, whose amino-acid sequence is MLHKVDNSENFLIKELSKGNNKAFRKLFDRYRNDLYKYSLSMVHSKSYAEEIVQDVFMKVWVKRASLNSELSFKSYLFTITRNNSIKFLKKAANNKKLCEEIFYKTQKFSNPTDLHIRESELDLLKQKALDRLSPKRRIIFEMSRNENKSYEEIAEELNISISTVRNQMSKSLEILRDIILKNKDIGLIFLFFYQGWL
- a CDS encoding UDP-glucose--hexose-1-phosphate uridylyltransferase — translated: MNTNLQDFSHKRFNILTGEWVLVSPHRAKRPWQGQEEETSNEKRPTHDPKCYLCAGNTRINGEQNPEYKDVFVFTNDFGALQTTAPQFSVDNGLLKAESEQGICKVICFSPDHSKSLADMSVKEISKVVKVWQEEYDVLGKNEMINYVQIFENKGAVMGCSNPHPHGQIWSQSALPNEVVKKNTHQKEYYNTNNSSLLGDYLNQELEANERIIYENDDFVVLVPFWAVWPFETMIVPRVKYTNITELSNVERLSFADAISVITTAYDKLFQCSFPYSSGIHQAPTNNENNNHWHWHMSFYPPLLRSATVKKFMVGYEMFGSPQRDITAEQAAARLKILINKS